TCGATTCGCTGGCCGAGCTACGCCACCGTCGATTTCACTGGTCTTACCTGCGATCGCGTTTGGCCATACGGCAAGCACCTCTTCATGCAATTTGGCACCAATGTGTTGCACACCCACCTTAAAATGGAAGGCACGTGGGCCATCCATCGCGCTGGTACTCGGTGGCGCAAACCTGGCCACACGGCACGCGTTGTCCTCCAGCTTGACGACGACAACTCGCGCGACATCGAGCTGGTGGGACACTCCTTGGGCCTTGTTGAAGTCTTTCCGCTGCGGGAGTACGCCGAGCGAATGGGCTATCTGGGACCTGACATTTTGGAGTCGGAGTGGGACAAGGAAGAAGCCTTGCGGCGGATTGAATCCCAGCCGGAGATGGAAATCGGTCGGGCCCTGCTGGATCAGAAAAACGTCGCAGGGATTGGCAACGAATACCGGGCAGAAGTGTGCTTCATTGCCGGTGTGCATCCGGCTGAGAAAGTCTGTGACGTAGACGTGGACAAGCTCCTTATGATTGCTCGAAAGCTGATGTGGGCGAATAGAGAATCGCCGGTGCGCGTGACAACAGGGATCAAGCGTGCTGGGGAGACCAGTTACGTCTTCGGCAGGAACAACAAGCCATGTCGACGCTGCGGAACGCTGATCGTTAAGGACATGCTTGGCGGCGAAGGTGACTTGGAGCGGGTTATTTGGTGGTGTCCGAAGTGCCAGCCGGGTCCTGTTCGTTGACAACCACGACGCCGCGAGTGGAGTTTTTGAATTGCGACCGAGCCACAAGGGCCCCGGCGAAACCGAAGGCCCACACAGCAAAAACGGCGAGCCACGCGACACGGAAGTCGGACCACTCGTAGGATGCACCATTCGAGGAATAGTCAAGAAGGAACCCGACGCCTTGTGCTGCGATCATGGATGCGGTGAATCCACCCATGTTGGACATGCCGGTGCCTGTGGCAACCACGTTGTTGGGAAGATTCTCGCGTACTGCGTCAAAGCCGTAATTGCCGGCCGGAGTCAACAACGCAAAGATTACGTTGAGCACGATAACCGCCACGAGACCGCGCGGATCGGGTGAGGACAAGAAGATCAACCATGCCACGGCTTGGCCGAGGGAGAAAACAAGAGCGATGGGTACTCTTTGCGAACCAGCGCGCGAAGAAATGATTCCCATGAATGGCCCGGCGATCACCGAGACGATGGAGTTGATAACTAGCACCATGCCGGCTGTAGAAGGTTCGATCCCCATGCCTAGAGTCATCAATGGCATGCCCCAGAGCAGGCCGAACACGAACATGTACACCATGGACATCCAGTGAACAAAAAACGCCATCCAGCACACCGGGGAAGTGAAAACAATGGCCAGAGATTGACGCAGAGAATGCCGCTGTGTCTCTGGCTTGGAAGCGCTTTCTGGGGCCGCTCCCTCGGGGGAGTCCTGCACAGCGATGAGCGCTGCTAGCGACACGAGGATGCCGATCGCACCCAAGCTGACGAAGGCAACCGACCAGCCTTGGACATTGAGCAGCCACAGGAACGGCACCGCCGAAAGGAACTGGCCCAGTTGCCCCATCGCCGAGGTGAGTTGGGAGAAAAGTGGAGTCTTCTTCAACGGGAACCAGTAGGGCAGGATACGCATGATGGACAAGAACCCGGTGGCGTCGCCAACTCCGATGAAGACGCGCGCGGCGATGGCGACCCAGTAACTCGTCGTTAAGCCCAGCGTGATTTGGCCAGCTGCCATGACGAGTGCGCCAGCGACCAGCATCTTTCGTGGGCCGAATTTATCGATGAGAAGACCCATGGGAATTTGCGACAGTGCATAGACTCCGAGCTGGACCGAGGTAAAGACAGCAATGGCAGATGCATCGACCTCGAATCGCTCGATCGCGTTTACCCCGGCGACACCGAAAGAAGAGCGACCGAGTGTGGCAACGATATACACCGCAATGGCAGCAAGCCAGACAGTGAGAGCCTTGGTGGTCACTACTTCGCGCGGATCAGGTTGGGCCATGTGGTGTCACCATACTGGATGAAAGAGAAACCGGCAGGACGCGGGGAATCCTGCCGGGGTACTTGCTGCGGACTAGCTCTCAATTGGCTCTGCTGCTAAAGCTCGGGCCTTATCTCGCTTCTGTTTACGCATCACGAGGTAGATAAAGAAAGCGACCAAGGCCACCGCGATGATCACATATACGACGTTGGAATATTGGTCAACGTAATCGGCAACCTTGGTGTACTGATCACCGAGAATGAAACCTAGGTAGAGAAGCAGTGCGTTCCACAGGCTGGACCCGACAAGCGTCCAGAGACCGAAGGTCACCAGATTCATTCGGTCGATACCCGCGGGGATTGAGATCAGTGAGCGAACACCGGGAATCAATCGACCAAAGAACACAGAAGCGGCACCGTACTTATCAAACCAATGCAATGCCTTGTCCACGTCTTCTGGCTCGACGAGCCACATCCAATCTGCGATACGGCGCAGGCGTTCGGCGCCCAACCATGCGCCGACTCCGTAGAGTACGTATGCGCCTACGACTGAGCCCGCGGTAGCCCAGATGAAAGTCGGCAGCATCTGCAGCGAGCCTTGCGCCACGGTAAACCCTGCGAGTGGCAGAACTACTTCGGAAGGGATAGGCGGGAAGAGGTTCTCCAAGAGAATCGCAATTCCTACGCCGGGGGCGCCGAGGATTTCCATAAGTCCTACGACCCAATCAACAATTGCCTGCACGGGCTGTCCTTCCAAAAGGGATAAGTATAACGAATACATTCTGCACTAGTAACACGAGATCTGGGCAACCAAAATCAGTGCTTTAGGCAACTTAGCGGGTGGTTCCCAGCGATTTTCGATAGCGTAGGAACCATGAACTTTATTCTGAACATCATCTGGTTCCTCTTCAGCGGTATTTGGCTTGCCCTTGCTTACTTCTTTTTTGGCATCATCGCGTGTGTCTTCATCGTGACGATTCCCGCTGGTATCGCATCTTTCCGCATGGCGAAGTTCGCCCTGTGGCCATTTGGCAAGACCGTTGTGCAGCCAGTCGGCGGCACGGGGGGATTTTCCACCATCGGCAACGTTATCTGGTTTGTCGTCGCTGGTCTCTGGCTAGCGGTGGGGCACATCACTACTGCGGCGGCGCAGGCAATTACGATTATCGGCATCCCGCTTGCAATCGCTAACGTCAAGATGATCCCAGTTACTTGCTTCCCATTCGGCCGCAAGATCGTCGATTCGGACCGCATCCCAGTCGGCTGGGAACCGATGATCAAGATGTAGGCAACTAAGCCCTTTGCAAGGCTTATCGACGACCCCCTGTGGCGGGTGGGTCGTCGATAAGCTTTATTTATGCGCTATTACTTCTGCGCGCGGTACCACTTGATCAGGTCATCGGTGGAGGAATCGCCGGTGTCGGCCTCCTGCTCGCCGGACACAGCAGCAGCGAGCTGGTTTGCCTGCTGCTTGCCCAGCTCAACGCCCCACTGGTCAAACGAGTTGATGTCCCAGATAACCCCCTCGGTGTATGTGATGTGCTCGTAGAGAGCGATCAGGGAACCGAGGACATACGGGGTAAGTTCCTCTGCCAGGATCGTAGTGGTTGGGCGGTTACCTGGCATGACCTTGTGAGGTGCAAGTTCCGGCGCGATGCCTTCAGCGATGATCTCATCCTCGGTCTTGCCAAACGCCAGGACCTTTGTCTGAGCGAAGAAGTTGCCCATGAGTAGATCGTGCATAGAACCCTCGCCGGACATGGTCGGCAGATCAGCCTTCGGGTTGGCAAAACCGATGAAATCTGACGGGATCATCGAGGTGCCCTGGTGGATCAGCTGGAAGAATGCGTGCTGGCCATTGGTGCCCGGCTCGCCCCAGAAAACCTCGCCGGTGTCGTAAGTAACGGCGGTGCCGTCGTGTCGTACGGACTTGCCGTTGGACTCCATGGTCAGCTGCTGCAGATAAGCAGGGAAGCGCCCCAAATCCTCGGAGTATGGCAGAACCGCGTGGGTCTGCGCACCGTAGAAGTTGCGGTACCACACGTTGATCAGGCCCATCAGTGCAGGAATATTCTCGCGCAGGTCCGCGGTGCGGAAGTGTTCGTCCATCGCGTTGAAGCCCTCGAGGAAGCGCATAAAGTCCAATGGGCCGATAACGGCCATCAGGCTTAGTCCGATTGCGGAGTCTACGGAGTAACGACCCCCGACCCAGTCCCAGAACGGGAACATATTTTGGGTATCGATGCCGAACTCCGCCACCTTCTCAGCGTTGGTGGACACCGCGACGAAGTGCTTTGCAATCGCGTCTTCATTGCCGTCGAACTTCTCTAGCAACCAGCGCTTTGCCGCGTGCGCGTTGGAAAGAGTCTCCTGAGTGGTAAAGGTCTTGGAAGCAATGATGAACAGAGTAGATTCCGGATCGGCTGCCTCTAGAACGCTCACCATGTCAGCAGGATCGACGTTGGAGACGAACTCTGCGGTGATGCCTGCGGTTGCGTATGCACGCAGTGCCTTGGTGGCCATTGCAGGACCCAGGTCAGACCCGCCGATGCCGATGTTTACTACCTTCTTGATGGTGCGACCGGTGTGGCCGAGCCATTCGCCGGAGCGCAGGGCAGAGGCGAAGTCGCGCATCCGGCCGAGGACCTCGTGGACGTCTGCGGCGACGTCTTGACCGTCGACCTCTAGGTCCTTTTCCACTGGCAGACGCAAGGCGGTGTGGAGGACCGCGCGATCTTCAGTGTTGTTGATGTGCTGACCTGCGAACATGTCATCGATCTTGTTCTTCAGATCTGCCTGCTGGGCCAAAGCGACGAGGGCATCGAGGGTTTGGTCGTCGATCAGGTTTTTGGACAGATCGACGTGGAGGCCTGCTGCATCGTAGGTGTATTTCTGTGCGCGACCTTCCTCTTGGAAAAGTTCGCGAAGGGTGACGTCCTTCTTTGCTGAGTAGAGTTCGGACAGCGCAGTCCACGATGCGGTCGAAGTGATGTCAGTCATAATTCCTCCTGATTGGTGGTTTCTATTTCCCAAATCTAGTCGGAATATTCACTTCGTGCCGGGGAGTGCAAAAACTACTGAGGCCACGCTTGACGCAGCGCCCAGTGGTAGGCTCCGTCCGGCATTTCAAAGCACGCTCCTGTGAGGGCAGGCCACGTCGAGGCTGCTTGGTCGCACGTCCACAGTGAGGCATAGGGGCCGCGCATGAACCACTCGAAACGCTTAGGGGCGGCCTCTGGTGGCGGTGGGGGTGCGACTTGCGGTGGCTCGGGTGCGGGGGCTGGCGGTGGTTCTGGAGCAGGTTCGGGAGCAGGCTCTGGAGTCTCGGGAGCTGGTACTGGTTGAACCTTGGAAGTTGTCGCAGGCTCAGGTGCTGGCTCCGGCTCGGGCGCTGGCTCCGGCTCAACTGACGACGATTGCGCGGTTTCCTCTGTGGGTGATTCGGAGACAGATTCGGTAGAGGATTCCGAGGCCTCTTTCTCTTTTTTGATCCGCTCAAAGGCAGCAGTGAGTTCCGTTTGTGAAATGACCCCGTCACTGCTAAGCAGCTTTCCCTCAGCAGTGAGGGCGCGCATGTCAGATTCGCATGCAGTGTCTCCTCCGCAGACTTCCCAGGAAATCGCGGGGGCGGTTCCGGCTATTGCTTCGTCGTTGCTGGCCGTCTTACAGCCAGCGACAAGGAAGGGGAGTGTTGTGATGAAAAGGGCTGCCACTGCTCGTTTCATGCCGACGATACTAATTGAAGTGGAAAGTATGTGCAGTCCGGGAAACCCCGCAGAACGAAAAAGGGCATACTGGTGATCATGAGTATTGTAAAGATCAACGCCATCACCGTGCCTGAAGGCGCAGGTGCCACCCTCGAAGAACGCTTTGCGCAGCGCAAGCACGCTGTTGATTCCTCGCCTGGATTTGAAGGTTTCCAGCTTCTGCGTCCGGTCAAGGGTGAAGATCGCTACTTCGTTGTCACTCGTTGGGCCGACGAAGAATCTTATGCTGCGTGGCGCGACGGCCGTGGCAAAGCAGAGCACGCGAGCAAGGAAGGCGAGGCTCCACGAAAGCCGGTGTCGCAAATGGCTGAACTTCTGGAGTTTGAAGTAGTCCTTGACTCTCTAGAGCAGTAAAAGTGGATCAACGGCAACGCCCAATCGCGAAGGTGAGAAACCGACGCGATTGGGCGTTCGTCGTAAATGCTTAACCGAGCTTGCCGCGACCTAAGCGCAGCAAGATACCAGCCAGGTTCGGGCCTTCTTCTCCGAGTTCTTCGCGGAACTGGTTGATGATGGCTACTTCCCGGGTATGTACTAGGCGTGTGCCGCCAGAGCCCATGCGTG
The Corynebacterium breve genome window above contains:
- the pgi gene encoding glucose-6-phosphate isomerase, with amino-acid sequence MTDITSTASWTALSELYSAKKDVTLRELFQEEGRAQKYTYDAAGLHVDLSKNLIDDQTLDALVALAQQADLKNKIDDMFAGQHINNTEDRAVLHTALRLPVEKDLEVDGQDVAADVHEVLGRMRDFASALRSGEWLGHTGRTIKKVVNIGIGGSDLGPAMATKALRAYATAGITAEFVSNVDPADMVSVLEAADPESTLFIIASKTFTTQETLSNAHAAKRWLLEKFDGNEDAIAKHFVAVSTNAEKVAEFGIDTQNMFPFWDWVGGRYSVDSAIGLSLMAVIGPLDFMRFLEGFNAMDEHFRTADLRENIPALMGLINVWYRNFYGAQTHAVLPYSEDLGRFPAYLQQLTMESNGKSVRHDGTAVTYDTGEVFWGEPGTNGQHAFFQLIHQGTSMIPSDFIGFANPKADLPTMSGEGSMHDLLMGNFFAQTKVLAFGKTEDEIIAEGIAPELAPHKVMPGNRPTTTILAEELTPYVLGSLIALYEHITYTEGVIWDINSFDQWGVELGKQQANQLAAAVSGEQEADTGDSSTDDLIKWYRAQK
- a CDS encoding antibiotic biosynthesis monooxygenase family protein: MSIVKINAITVPEGAGATLEERFAQRKHAVDSSPGFEGFQLLRPVKGEDRYFVVTRWADEESYAAWRDGRGKAEHASKEGEAPRKPVSQMAELLEFEVVLDSLEQ
- a CDS encoding MFS transporter; this translates as MAQPDPREVVTTKALTVWLAAIAVYIVATLGRSSFGVAGVNAIERFEVDASAIAVFTSVQLGVYALSQIPMGLLIDKFGPRKMLVAGALVMAAGQITLGLTTSYWVAIAARVFIGVGDATGFLSIMRILPYWFPLKKTPLFSQLTSAMGQLGQFLSAVPFLWLLNVQGWSVAFVSLGAIGILVSLAALIAVQDSPEGAAPESASKPETQRHSLRQSLAIVFTSPVCWMAFFVHWMSMVYMFVFGLLWGMPLMTLGMGIEPSTAGMVLVINSIVSVIAGPFMGIISSRAGSQRVPIALVFSLGQAVAWLIFLSSPDPRGLVAVIVLNVIFALLTPAGNYGFDAVRENLPNNVVATGTGMSNMGGFTASMIAAQGVGFLLDYSSNGASYEWSDFRVAWLAVFAVWAFGFAGALVARSQFKNSTRGVVVVNEQDPAGTSDTTK
- a CDS encoding DNA-formamidopyrimidine glycosylase family protein, whose translation is MPEGDSLYQLSQRLQFMRDRTVTACSIRWPSYATVDFTGLTCDRVWPYGKHLFMQFGTNVLHTHLKMEGTWAIHRAGTRWRKPGHTARVVLQLDDDNSRDIELVGHSLGLVEVFPLREYAERMGYLGPDILESEWDKEEALRRIESQPEMEIGRALLDQKNVAGIGNEYRAEVCFIAGVHPAEKVCDVDVDKLLMIARKLMWANRESPVRVTTGIKRAGETSYVFGRNNKPCRRCGTLIVKDMLGGEGDLERVIWWCPKCQPGPVR
- a CDS encoding YccF domain-containing protein; the encoded protein is MNFILNIIWFLFSGIWLALAYFFFGIIACVFIVTIPAGIASFRMAKFALWPFGKTVVQPVGGTGGFSTIGNVIWFVVAGLWLAVGHITTAAAQAITIIGIPLAIANVKMIPVTCFPFGRKIVDSDRIPVGWEPMIKM
- a CDS encoding DedA family protein, which produces MQAIVDWVVGLMEILGAPGVGIAILLENLFPPIPSEVVLPLAGFTVAQGSLQMLPTFIWATAGSVVGAYVLYGVGAWLGAERLRRIADWMWLVEPEDVDKALHWFDKYGAASVFFGRLIPGVRSLISIPAGIDRMNLVTFGLWTLVGSSLWNALLLYLGFILGDQYTKVADYVDQYSNVVYVIIAVALVAFFIYLVMRKQKRDKARALAAEPIES